A genomic segment from Paenibacillus sp. FSL K6-1096 encodes:
- the accC gene encoding acetyl-CoA carboxylase biotin carboxylase subunit: MNIQKVLIANRGEIAVRIIRACRELGISTVAVYSEPDRDSLHVRLADEAYCIGPMPAKDSYLNFTNIMSVATLTDCDAIHPGYGFLAENADFAEICASCNITFIGPSPDAITRMGDKAVAKETMKMAGVPIIPGSDGLVGDIEEAVMLGRDIGYPIIVKATAGGGGKGIRIAEDEESLVKQITAAQQEAQKAFGNAGVYLEKFLTGMKHVEIQIIADNHGNVVHLGERDCSVQRRRQKLVEEAPCAVLTPEIREAMGQAAVRAALAVNYSGAGTLEFLLGPDGKFYFMEMNTRIQVEHPVTEMVTGVDLIKEMISVAEGNPLSFTQDDIVINGWSIECRINAEDPERNFMPSPGKIGFYLPPGGLGVRVDSGAYPGYTISPFYDSMIAKLIVWAPTREEAIAKMKRALAEFAVEGIHTTIPFHQKLLEHPVFLDGNFDIKFLEEYEI; the protein is encoded by the coding sequence ATGAACATTCAAAAAGTGTTGATTGCCAACCGCGGTGAGATTGCGGTCCGCATTATCAGGGCCTGCCGCGAGCTGGGTATTTCCACAGTGGCCGTCTATTCGGAGCCGGACCGGGACTCCCTGCATGTCCGCCTGGCTGACGAGGCCTACTGCATCGGACCGATGCCCGCCAAGGACAGCTACTTGAATTTTACCAATATTATGAGTGTGGCTACGCTGACCGACTGTGATGCCATTCATCCCGGCTACGGCTTCCTGGCCGAGAATGCCGACTTCGCCGAGATTTGTGCATCCTGCAATATTACCTTCATCGGACCGTCCCCGGATGCGATTACACGGATGGGCGACAAGGCGGTAGCCAAAGAGACCATGAAGATGGCCGGCGTTCCGATTATTCCGGGCTCGGACGGGCTGGTCGGCGACATCGAGGAAGCGGTGATGCTGGGCCGGGATATCGGGTATCCGATTATCGTCAAGGCCACCGCAGGCGGCGGAGGCAAGGGCATCCGCATTGCCGAGGATGAAGAGTCGCTGGTGAAGCAGATTACCGCCGCCCAGCAGGAGGCGCAGAAGGCCTTTGGCAACGCCGGGGTATATCTGGAGAAATTCCTGACCGGCATGAAGCATGTGGAGATTCAGATTATCGCCGATAATCACGGCAATGTGGTCCATCTTGGCGAACGCGACTGCTCGGTGCAGCGCCGCCGCCAGAAGCTGGTTGAGGAAGCGCCTTGTGCGGTTCTGACTCCTGAGATCCGTGAGGCCATGGGCCAGGCGGCAGTGCGGGCGGCCCTGGCTGTCAATTACTCGGGCGCCGGTACACTGGAATTCCTGCTGGGTCCTGACGGGAAATTCTATTTCATGGAGATGAATACCCGTATTCAGGTTGAGCATCCGGTAACAGAGATGGTCACCGGGGTGGATCTGATCAAGGAAATGATCTCTGTGGCCGAAGGCAATCCGTTGTCCTTCACCCAGGACGATATCGTCATCAACGGCTGGTCCATTGAATGCCGCATTAACGCGGAGGACCCTGAGCGCAATTTCATGCCTTCACCCGGCAAAATCGGCTTCTATCTGCCTCCGGGCGGCCTTGGCGTGCGTGTCGACAGCGGAGCTTATCCGGGCTATACGATTTCCCCTTTCTATGACTCGATGATTGCCAAGCTGATTGTCTGGGCGCCGACGCGTGAGGAAGCGATTGCGAAGATGAAGCGTGCCCTGGCCGAATTTGCTGTGGAGGGCATACATACCACCATTCCTTTCCACCAGAAGCTGCTGGAGCATCCGGTTTTTCTGGACGGGAATTTCGATATTAAGTTCCTGGAGGAATATGAAATTTAG
- the accB gene encoding acetyl-CoA carboxylase biotin carboxyl carrier protein, with protein sequence MFKLSEIKELIKLLDQTSSVHELEIESEGMKLAIRKPDRPEADAAAIQATPYAYPFTPAPQPLSPQVAAPPVASEAPAAAQQQAPSADGTLHKIVSPMVGTFYSAASPDSPSFVKVGDRVTEKSTVCIIEAMKLMNELEAEVKGEIVSVLAENGQLVEYGQPLFLVRAD encoded by the coding sequence ATGTTCAAATTAAGCGAGATTAAGGAATTGATTAAATTGCTGGACCAGACCTCCTCCGTACACGAGCTGGAGATTGAAAGCGAAGGCATGAAGCTGGCTATCCGCAAACCGGACCGCCCTGAAGCTGATGCGGCGGCAATTCAGGCGACTCCTTATGCCTACCCCTTTACGCCAGCCCCGCAGCCGCTTAGCCCGCAGGTAGCAGCCCCTCCGGTTGCCAGTGAAGCACCTGCAGCAGCGCAGCAGCAAGCCCCGTCCGCAGACGGCACGCTACATAAAATTGTCTCGCCGATGGTAGGGACCTTCTACAGTGCCGCTTCGCCGGATTCCCCGTCGTTCGTCAAGGTCGGCGACCGGGTGACTGAGAAATCCACCGTCTGCATCATCGAGGCGATGAAGCTGATGAATGAGCTGGAAGCGGAAGTGAAGGGCGAGATCGTCTCTGTCCTGGCCGAGAACGGCCAGCTGGTGGAATACGGCCAGCCGCTGTTCCTGGTAAGAGCGGATTAA